CCTGCTGATCGCAGCCTCTGCCGCGGATGCGCAGACGCCGGAGCAGGACGCGGTGCGGGCGATGGAAGCTTGGACGAAGCTGGTGGATGAAGGCCGGTACGACGAGGCGTGGCGGCAGGCCGCGCCGGCCGTGCAGGAACACGTTCCGCTGCCGGCGTGGGAGGCCAGCCTGCGCGGAGCACGAGGCAGCCTGGGCACGGTGTCAGGACGCGTGCTGGAGTCGGCCGAGGTGATATCCGCCCCGCCGGGCGCACCCGCGGGCGAGTGGGTGCGCGTGCGGTTCGTG
The sequence above is a segment of the Longimicrobium sp. genome. Coding sequences within it:
- a CDS encoding DUF4019 domain-containing protein is translated as MTSMNGRMMAVRVMAALVSLLIAASAADAQTPEQDAVRAMEAWTKLVDEGRYDEAWRQAAPAVQEHVPLPAWEASLRGARGSLGTVSGRVLESAEVISAPPGAPAGEWVRVRFV